From the Anaeromyxobacter dehalogenans 2CP-1 genome, the window CTCCGGGCGGCCGCCGCGGAAGGTGCGGACCACGAAGCCGGCGTCGGGGGCGGCCGGGAGGAGCTTGCGGTCCTCGATCACCATCCCGGCCAGCGCGCCCCGCGCCAGCTCGGCGAGCTGGCGCTCCACCGCCTCGGTGAACCGGGTCGTGCCGAGGGCGGCCAGATCGCCGTCGCGCACGAGCACCTGGAGCCGCGCGACGAACGCGGCGCGCTGCGCGGCGTAGCGCCGCTCCAGGACGGCCGCCTCCCGCGGGCCGCGGCCGTCCTCCCGCAGCGCCCGCTCCTCGTCGCGCATCAGCTCGAAGGCGGCGTGCACCCGCGCGACCGCCTCGTCGGCGGCCCCCGCGTCCTGGTGGTAGACCGGGCGCTCCGCCGCGGCGGTCTCGGCGCGGCGCCGGGCGGTCGCCTCCTCGTCCACGATGTCGTAGTCGCGATCGGCCTTGATGGTCGCGGGGGCGGGCGTACCGAGCGCGTCCGGGCCGGGGAGCCGGTGCGCGGCCGACGGGGCGAGCAGCCAGCCGGCCGCCGCGGCGACCGCGGCGACGAGCAGCGCGCGCATCAGCCGGCCGGGCCAGTCGACGCGGTCGGCGGCGGGAGGGCCGCCGGCGGCGGGTGTGTCAGAGGGGGGACCGGACACGGCGTGCGAGAGTCGCACCGGGGTGGGAGGAGCGCAACGGAGAACCGGGGCTTCCCCCTGAACACGCGGCGAGGTGCCGCCCCTCCGCGGATCGATGGCGGACGCTTCCGGGGCTACCCTTCCGCGCCGGGCTCCCCTCCCCCGGCGTCGGTCCCCCCGGCGTCCGTGCCCCCGCCCGGCCGGCCCTTCTCCGTCCGGGCGGACTCGGTGCGGGCGCGCCGCTCCGCCTCGAAGGCGTCGTAGGCCCGCACCACCTCCTGGACCAGCGGGTGCCGGACCACGTCGACCTCGGAGAACATGCAGAACGAGACGCCCTCCACGCCGCGGAGGACCTTCTGCACCTCCACCAGGCCGGAGCCGCGGCCGCTCGGCAGGTCCACCTGCGTCACGTCGCCGGTGATGACCGCCTTCGAGCCGTAGCCGAGGCGTGTCAGGAACATCTTCATCTGCTCGGCGGTGGTGTTCTGGGCCTCGTCGAGGATGATGAACGCGTCGTTCAGCGTGCGGCCGCGCATGAACGCGAGCGGCGCCACCTCCACGGTGCCGCGCTCGATGAAGGCGGTCGCCTTCTCGTAGTCCACCATGTCGAACAGCGCGTCGTGCAGCGGCCGCAGGTACGGGTTCACCTTCTCGGCGATGTCGCCGGGCAGGAACCCGAGCCGCTCGCCGGCCTCCACCGCGGGCCGCGTCAGCACGATCCGCTTCACCCGCCGCTCGACCAGGTACGCCACCGCCATCGCCATGGCGAGGTACGTCTTGCCGGTGCCGGCCGGCCCCACCCCGAACACGATGTCGTCGTCGCGGATGGCCTGGATGTAGCGCTTCTGCGCGAGCCCCTTGGGCGTGATGATGCGGTGGCGCGAGGAGACGAAGACCGTGTCGCCGAAGATCTCCTTCAGCGGGACGCCCTGAACCGCGAGCTTCGTCGCCTGGTCGACGTCCTCGAGGTACAGCGGATACCCCGCCTCGACGAGCTCGTAGAGCTCCTTCACCAGCGACTCGGCCAGGTGCACCCGCGCCTCCTCGGGCGCGGCGATCACCACCTGGCCGCCGCGCAGCCCGAGCTGGACCCCGAGCCGGCGCTCCACGAGCTTGAGGTGCTCGTTGTGCGCGCCGCACAGGGCGCGGACCTTGTCGTTGTCGGGAAACTCGAGCCTGGCCGTCTTGAGGGGTTCCGCCGCGCTTTGACCCAAGGATGCTCCTTACGTCGGTTGTCCGTGCCGCCGTCCGCCTGGACGGCGCTCGCCCCGCGGGGGCACCCATAATCTACGCCCCGTCGCGCGGCAGCGGAGGATGGGCGCGCCCTACTCCACGGGAGGCAGGAGCACGAAGCGCCCCGCTTGCGTGCGCCGGTAGTGGTAGGGCTCCGCCCACGGGTGGCGCAGGTCGCGCGCGTCCACCAGGCCGGCCTCGACCAGCGTCCCGAGCGCCGCCGGGTACTCACCCTTCTCGAGGCGGTACACCTCCAGCGCGCCGCGCAGCCGCTCGAGCTGGTAGCGCGCGAGGAACCGCTCCGCGGCGTTGTCCCGCACGCGCGCCGCGCCGGCGGGCTCGCCCCACGCCAGGCCGCGCTCGTCCACCCAGTACGCGATCCCGGCCAGCGCCGCCGCGATCGCGACCGTGGCCAGCACGCTCAGCGCGCCGGCCCGGAGCCGGGCCTGCCAGTCCTGCGCGTAGGCGCCGACCGCCGCCTTGGCCCGGCTGGCGGGGGCGACCGCCTCGAGGTAGCCGAGGTTGAGCAGGTTCGTGAGCGCCTTGCA encodes:
- a CDS encoding PhoH family protein is translated as MGQSAAEPLKTARLEFPDNDKVRALCGAHNEHLKLVERRLGVQLGLRGGQVVIAAPEEARVHLAESLVKELYELVEAGYPLYLEDVDQATKLAVQGVPLKEIFGDTVFVSSRHRIITPKGLAQKRYIQAIRDDDIVFGVGPAGTGKTYLAMAMAVAYLVERRVKRIVLTRPAVEAGERLGFLPGDIAEKVNPYLRPLHDALFDMVDYEKATAFIERGTVEVAPLAFMRGRTLNDAFIILDEAQNTTAEQMKMFLTRLGYGSKAVITGDVTQVDLPSGRGSGLVEVQKVLRGVEGVSFCMFSEVDVVRHPLVQEVVRAYDAFEAERRARTESARTEKGRPGGGTDAGGTDAGGGEPGAEG